The following are encoded together in the Marinitoga litoralis genome:
- a CDS encoding PD-(D/E)XK nuclease domain-containing protein gives TVVDIIKESKIELESIIQDIIIGKYKEFGIKFKKIVKETLSYYDVSGEEPERFYHGLILGMVVGLSKKYIVKSNRETGYGRADVILIPKEKTEPGIIFEFKKYSIDFDKDLKDSAEKGIKQIEEKGYEEEIKSYGIEKIIKVAIAFDKKDVEVIVK, from the coding sequence ACAGTAGTGGATATAATAAAAGAAAGTAAGATAGAACTAGAAAGTATAATACAAGATATAATAATAGGTAAATACAAAGAATTTGGAATAAAATTTAAAAAAATAGTAAAAGAAACATTGAGTTATTATGATGTAAGTGGAGAAGAACCAGAAAGATTTTATCATGGATTAATACTAGGAATGGTAGTAGGACTAAGCAAAAAATACATAGTAAAAAGCAACAGAGAAACAGGATATGGAAGAGCAGATGTAATATTAATACCGAAAGAAAAGACAGAACCAGGGATAATATTTGAATTCAAAAAATATAGTATAGACTTTGATAAAGACTTAAAAGACAGTGCAGAAAAAGGGATAAAACAAATAGAAGAAAAAGGATATGAAGAAGAAATAAAAAGTTATGGGATAGAAAAAATAATAAAAGTAGCAATTGCTTTTGATAAGAAAGATGTGGAAGTGATAGTGAAATAA
- a CDS encoding deoxycytidylate deaminase, whose product MKDRVEEYISNLIDKKFEEKKSDKEWDLYFMKIAFLVSERSSCTHRKVGAVIVKDKRILATGYNQPPSGFPHCDVIGCIRDDLNIKSGEYQEICYGLHAEQNALMQAAKFGISTDGASIYVTHQPCSICARLIINAGIKKVIYGGNYPDALTKLFFKQTGVEFKMMNMELE is encoded by the coding sequence ATGAAAGATAGGGTAGAAGAATATATATCTAATTTAATAGACAAAAAGTTTGAAGAAAAAAAATCAGATAAAGAATGGGACCTCTATTTTATGAAAATAGCCTTTCTTGTTAGTGAAAGATCATCTTGTACTCACAGAAAAGTTGGCGCTGTTATAGTAAAAGATAAAAGAATATTAGCAACAGGATATAATCAACCACCATCTGGTTTTCCACATTGTGATGTAATAGGATGTATAAGAGATGATTTAAACATAAAAAGTGGTGAATACCAAGAAATATGTTATGGATTACATGCAGAACAAAACGCTTTAATGCAAGCAGCTAAATTTGGGATATCTACAGATGGTGCATCAATATATGTAACACATCAACCATGTTCAATATGTGCAAGATTAATAATTAATGCAGGAATAAAAAAAGTGATATATGGCGGTAATTATCCTGACGCATTAACTAAGTTATTTTTTAAACAAACAGGTGTAGAATTTAAAATGATGAATATGGAATTGGAATAA
- a CDS encoding diacylglycerol kinase family protein, with protein MRKFSKSLSYAIKGLFEVFRTQRNFKIQSTFAIIALTLSFVLNLEESQILWITLAISMVLILETINTLVEKLMDLLHPNYNPIVGIIKDLGAAAVLIAATFSIVVAVVVFGGRIFNWPPKYGIIIGIAFILFIIIGSVKGGGNHDR; from the coding sequence ATGAGAAAATTCTCAAAAAGTTTATCCTATGCAATAAAAGGGCTTTTTGAAGTATTTAGAACACAAAGAAATTTTAAAATTCAATCCACATTTGCTATAATAGCATTAACATTATCTTTTGTTTTAAATTTAGAAGAAAGTCAAATACTTTGGATTACATTAGCTATATCTATGGTATTAATACTTGAAACTATTAATACCTTAGTTGAAAAATTAATGGACTTGTTACATCCTAATTATAATCCAATAGTGGGAATAATAAAAGACTTAGGAGCTGCTGCGGTATTAATCGCAGCAACTTTTTCTATAGTAGTTGCTGTAGTTGTTTTTGGTGGAAGAATTTTCAATTGGCCCCCTAAATATGGTATAATAATAGGTATAGCTTTCATCCTATTTATTATTATAGGAAGTGTTAAAGGGGGTGGAAATCATGACCGATAA
- a CDS encoding protein-glutamate methylesterase/protein-glutamine glutaminase — protein sequence MTDNVIKVLIVDDSGFMRMVLKDIIEKQPDMKVIGIAKTGLEGVEKAIELKPDVITMDVEMPELNGLEAVKLIMKKAPTPIIMVSSLTSKDSEITIEALENGAVDFIQKPAGSVSFTFRNVADELLEKIRNASKIDPKNLIRRTVPIKKPKVNLSIRGQKIVLIASSTGGPRSLDTVIPNLPKGINVPVVVVQHMPPGFTKSLANRLDKISELAVKEAEDNEELKPDTVYIAPGSYHLGLKVQGSKVYTYLDSSDKINNVRPAADFTFDKAADIYKSNIVAAVLTGMGKDGAKGAFKIKHYGGKIIAESKETCVVYGMPKAVVEEGYADFVLPNYEIAEKIVELL from the coding sequence ATGACCGATAATGTTATAAAAGTTTTAATTGTTGACGATTCCGGGTTTATGAGAATGGTCTTAAAAGATATAATAGAAAAACAACCAGATATGAAGGTAATTGGAATAGCAAAAACAGGACTTGAAGGGGTAGAAAAGGCGATTGAATTAAAGCCAGATGTAATAACAATGGATGTAGAAATGCCAGAATTAAATGGACTTGAAGCAGTAAAATTAATAATGAAAAAAGCACCTACTCCTATAATCATGGTAAGCAGTTTAACATCAAAAGATTCAGAAATAACAATAGAAGCATTAGAAAATGGAGCGGTTGATTTCATACAAAAACCAGCTGGTAGTGTTTCTTTTACATTTAGAAATGTAGCTGATGAGTTATTAGAAAAAATAAGAAATGCATCAAAAATTGATCCTAAAAATTTAATTAGAAGAACAGTGCCTATTAAAAAACCCAAGGTAAATTTAAGTATAAGAGGGCAAAAAATAGTTTTAATTGCATCATCAACAGGAGGTCCTAGATCATTAGATACAGTAATACCAAATTTACCAAAAGGAATTAATGTACCTGTAGTAGTTGTTCAACATATGCCTCCAGGATTTACAAAATCATTAGCAAACAGATTAGATAAAATATCAGAATTAGCAGTAAAAGAGGCAGAAGATAATGAAGAATTAAAACCAGATACAGTATATATAGCACCGGGAAGCTATCATTTAGGATTAAAGGTTCAAGGTTCAAAGGTATATACATATTTAGATTCATCAGATAAGATAAATAATGTAAGACCAGCAGCAGACTTTACATTTGATAAGGCAGCAGATATATATAAGTCTAATATTGTAGCTGCTGTATTAACAGGAATGGGAAAAGATGGTGCAAAAGGAGCATTTAAGATTAAACATTATGGCGGAAAAATAATTGCAGAATCAAAAGAAACATGTGTGGTATACGGTATGCCAAAGGCAGTAGTTGAAGAAGGATATGCAGATTTTGTTCTACCAAATTATGAAATAGCAGAAAAAATCGTAGAATTATTATAG
- a CDS encoding 2-oxoacid:ferredoxin oxidoreductase subunit beta: MPNKKYYEYVRKDRLPSVWCPGCGNGIVMKTFLEAASNLGLDKNKVAVVSGIGCSSRVTGYLDFNTLHTLHGRAIAFATGVKLARPDLEVVVMGGDGDMLAIGGNHFIHACRRNMDMTVILFNNNIYGMTGGQYSPTTPYESIASTAPYGNLENSFDPVQMAISSGATYVARSTVYHYTQSVKYIENAIKHKGMSVVEIVSNCHTYFGRYNGMSKPAQFMDYFKKNTIMLSKAKTMSEEELNGKIIIGEFHNDENKKTYLELYDELSQQLGGVR, encoded by the coding sequence ATGCCTAATAAAAAATATTATGAATATGTTAGAAAGGATAGATTACCTAGTGTATGGTGTCCTGGTTGTGGTAATGGTATAGTAATGAAAACATTTTTAGAAGCAGCAAGTAATTTAGGATTGGACAAGAACAAAGTTGCTGTTGTTTCTGGTATAGGTTGTTCATCAAGGGTAACAGGGTATTTAGATTTTAATACATTACACACATTACACGGAAGGGCTATAGCCTTTGCAACAGGAGTTAAATTAGCAAGACCGGATTTAGAAGTAGTAGTAATGGGTGGAGATGGCGATATGTTAGCTATTGGTGGAAACCATTTCATCCATGCATGTAGAAGAAATATGGATATGACTGTAATATTATTTAATAATAATATATACGGTATGACAGGAGGGCAATACTCACCAACAACACCATATGAATCAATAGCATCAACAGCACCATATGGTAATTTGGAAAATAGTTTTGATCCTGTACAAATGGCAATATCTTCTGGTGCAACGTATGTAGCAAGAAGTACAGTATATCATTATACACAAAGTGTAAAATATATAGAAAATGCTATAAAACATAAAGGGATGTCAGTAGTTGAAATAGTATCTAATTGTCATACATATTTTGGAAGATATAATGGAATGAGTAAACCAGCACAGTTTATGGATTACTTTAAGAAAAATACAATTATGTTATCAAAAGCAAAGACAATGTCAGAAGAAGAATTAAATGGAAAGATAATAATAGGAGAATTCCATAATGATGAAAATAAAAAGACATATTTGGAATTATATGATGAATTATCCCAACAATTAGGTGGTGTTAGATAA
- a CDS encoding 2-oxoacid:acceptor oxidoreductase family protein has translation MNDPKSIRISGMGGQGNILMGLILAESLVREGYWVVQSQHYGAQVRGGLSFCDVLYSDEVIDYPKAETFDIIYIMHDIAFEHLTKVKNNGIVFYDSSYIKELPHIVSRITKKIVSIPASKLAFELGNTNIANMIGLGAIAKNCNIVKLDTLIEVMKEKVNPRFHELDEKALRLGYEYTEKKYEVNGRG, from the coding sequence ATGAATGATCCAAAAAGTATTAGAATAAGTGGTATGGGTGGTCAAGGTAATATTTTAATGGGTTTAATACTTGCTGAATCATTAGTTAGAGAAGGATATTGGGTAGTACAATCCCAACATTATGGAGCACAAGTTAGAGGTGGATTATCATTTTGTGATGTATTATACTCTGATGAAGTAATAGACTATCCAAAAGCAGAAACATTTGATATTATATATATAATGCATGATATAGCATTTGAACATTTAACAAAAGTAAAAAATAATGGTATAGTTTTCTACGATAGTTCATATATAAAAGAATTACCTCATATAGTATCAAGAATAACTAAAAAAATAGTAAGTATTCCAGCATCAAAGTTAGCATTTGAATTAGGAAATACAAATATAGCAAATATGATAGGCCTTGGAGCAATAGCTAAAAATTGTAATATAGTAAAATTAGATACATTAATAGAAGTAATGAAAGAAAAAGTAAATCCAAGATTCCATGAATTAGATGAAAAAGCATTAAGATTAGGATATGAATATACTGAAAAAAAATACGAAGTAAACGGAAGAGGATAA